tatatagcgcttttctggacactccactcaaagcgctttacaggtaatggggatcccctccaccatcaccagtgtgcagccccacccggATGATCTATAGATGGTCTACAGGCCAGAGCAAGGTGACCAGCAGAGCTTTGACCACCTGCAGCTAAAGCAACAAACACAAGCAGCTTCATCACAACTCAACAGACAGCAAATATCTtcatattaaataatttttaattcaataaGTTCTCACTGTGTGGTGCCCACCGAAACTCTTAATACGAGCCTCTCATTACAGAAACATCTTTAATCTTCAATGCGCAGCGCTCAAAGAGCAGCGTGCGCATACCCTCGTGGAGCTCTCCACTAAAGCCTCAGCACTCCGCGCATGGCCTTCTGGGATCAATCGTGATGCCTGGATTCAGGCAGGTAAGCAGGCAGTGACCACAGGGCGGGGCAGTGGTCAGATAAGGTACGTCACCACAGGGCCTCCCGGGTTGCCCAGGAGAGGAGTGGCCTCCTCATCTCTACCAGCCTTCCCCGCCAGCGGCACAGAAGCGGAGCAAGTGGATCCGGCCAATTCCTGGGAGATCTCCAATTCCGCGCTGCTGGGCGAGACTTTGTTCAAGCGGGCGGTAAAATCAAAATTGGCCTCCTGCAGAACAGACATGCGCGcccacgcacgcacacacacacacacacacacaaatgaaGTCAGGAGCGTGCGTGACAAAGATCTGAATGTTGTGCATGGCAAAAACAAGTTTAAGAATGTAGAATTTTGCAGCAGCTGGCCCGGGAGGTGCTCATCTGCCTGTCGGAGGCCTGCGAGGGAGGATCACACACCACATCCCTTAGCCCTGCCTCACTGGCACTGCACAGCAGCACGGCTGCGTCAGGCAGCTCTCTGCACCGCAGGCCTCCCGCTGCAGGCCTGGCAGGTGTGCCCATGACGCCACCGGCCCACCTCGGCCTCCCAGCAGCGTCCTCCCTCTTCATCTCCACAGCACCGGGGACAGGAAGCctcagcagtgtggaaatgtCAACACTTTGATGCAAGACACAACAAAGCTCCTTCTCCCAGCGAATCATCTACAATCACACTACACAGAGGAGTGCCTGAATCTGAGGACGCCAGCGCCATGCCAGCACGCTGGCTCATCTCTACCGGCAGGGCAAGGACCCCCTGCACTGGGGGGCTCCCAGTCAGGAACTGTCAGCTCGTTACTTGGTTATTGCCACTTCTTTTTAAATAGGGTTTCTGTTCTTAAAACCACCCAACAGGATGTGTACGTGGCATCGAGCCTGCACCCGTTCCAGAAACGTGTCCTCGTTCAAGCGCGTCGCCCAGCAGCTGGGCCTGTGGGGACGGAAGACGTTCTGATGCACCGTATCCGCTCACACATCGATCACTTATGCAAGTGCACAGATTCAAATGTTAGACCACTGTGTCCCAGATCAGAACCCAGGTTGATAACCGCTGCCCCAACATACGATTGCGATTGATGAGTCTTTCCTGCCCCCTTGTGGACATTTATAGAATGGCCATGGTGAATGAATGCGTTAAGCTGACACTTGTATCCAAAGTTACTTACATACTGCAGCGCCCCACCCAGAACCTGAGCCCACACccttccagttacaagtccAGGACCCTGCCAGCTggtccacactgctgccctttAGCAGGCTTGTAGCAGCTTCCTTGTAAAGACCGACTCACTCTCCATTCTGTTCTCCCTATCTGCCACAATCCGTGTTTTTGCAGAAAGGCACACTGGCGACGTCACGATGGCTGTTTTATAGGTCAGGCAACTCACCTCCACCCTGTGCTTGTGAGTGAAGCGGCGGGGGCGGCAGGCGGTGAAGACGATGAAGCCGAGGGTGATGAGGATGAGTGTGGCACAGGGCAGGATGAAGAGCACGTGCTGGGTCGCTGTGGATCAGTCCGCACGCATGCAGGGTTGGCACAGAGAAACAGAGGAACAGGGAGAGATTGCTCACTAACTAGCATGGCATCCTGAAGCTTTCCTTGTCCCATTTCTCTGTAGCCCATAAATCATGTAGCAGACAAACTGAAGTGATCACAAACAGCAAAGGCCCCCTTAATCAATGTGTTAATTTCAGAGATGTGGCCCCAAAACTGCACCTTGACTTAGCACTGGTGTCATCACTGATCATCTGCTCACACAGAGTCACAAGCTCCGCGATAATGTGACAAGAGCCAGGCTCTCTCAAGGTCTGTTGCCAATGCATTTAGCAAGCTGCATGCCACATTAGTGTTAGTCACTTTCATGCAAAGTCACATGTCTGGACAGCGTCTACAAGCATGGCAGAGGGCAGGCACTACCTGGAGTGAAAATTCTGAGCTACGGCTGGAACGTCAGTAGAGAGAATAGAAGCCGATTTGAGTTTTAATTTACAAGGGAGGGATTATTTCTTTCAACCTCAGAAGATAAATTTAACATGGCTTGAAACAGGCATGACACAGTAGCTGCAGATTTGTTCATGCAAATTtccataaatgtattttttccttctATACCCAGTGCCTGTTCCTTAACATCAGagtgaaaaaaagagaagtcATGCAACAAGAGCTTCTAGGACCGTTCCCTTGGCGAGACAAATGTTCATGTAATCATACGGATTCAGTTAACAGGCTGAATTAAAAAGCAGGAGATTGAGAAGAGCTAAGAAATTGTCTCCATAAACGCCTGGCCCTTCCTAGGATGAGATCACCAGCACACATCAATCAGGCGCAGCTGTGCACATGAGCAAGACCGACTGATCGAAAACCACAAAACGCAGCGAAAGGAAGAATCCCTCCCCGCCAGCACCACGGAAATCAGTTCTACACTCCTTCCCGAAGAGCGCTGCGAGACGAAAGCACATTCCCGCGGGCCGGGCAGATGGAAGCGTGAAGACCCTCAACGCAATTTGAACCCCCTCCTGGAGGAGAGCCGCGCAGCTCCGCGGCCGGGGTCCCAGTAGCCCCCAGGCCCCGCTCACCGTCGCTGCCCACGGTGAAGGCGTGGAAGGTCTGCAGCAGGCTGACGTGGTTCCTGGCGGTCAGGCGGAGGCAGTACCTGCCGGCGCTGCCGAAGGTGTAGCGCAGGCTCAGCGTGGTGCCCTGCAGCCTGACCAGGTGGCACCGCACGGGCGGCGCCGGGCCGCAGTCTGGCACCATCGCCCAGCACAGAGTCAGCGGGGGGCTGGGAGGGGAAGAGGAACATGCTCACAGAGAGGAATCATGCAGGACAGATTTTTACTGGATGTAGAAATTGGGAGCTGGGCAGTAGATTGTTTTGTCTCTGGCCTGCAGTTCTGTTCAATATCTCACCTTCTACTTTTCCTTCCTGAATGCTGTATAAATATACGGACCAGCGCCGAGGCACCACAAACCGCTACATGTGGAGCAGCCCTGCCCTGAGGATCGGAGAACCGCGGCTGCGTTTGACACCCTCAAACCACAGAGCCAGGACCTCTCCGGGTCCGAGCTCTGAGGTGTCACCCCAGCCGGGTCTGGGCAGTACTGGGATGAGGGAGCTCGAAGGGACTGTGGTGTGAGTGGCCCAGTAGCGTGAGGACCGAACAGTGTGCTGTGCCTGCCTGCTTGGTCATTTAGGATCCCATGGCACTGTCTGACAGACCGCTTCCTGCCTCCCTAGAGCCCCCCCTGAGTGCGAAGCGTGAAACAGCGTCTCTCTTCTCCAGCTGACCGGCTGTGGGCTGAGCTGCACTTCGATGGCTGATGAAGCGAGCCCCCTCCTGTGTGCACCGAGCGGAGCTGGGCTCTTACCTGCCATTCACAGCCAGAGACAGCAGGGTGCTCTGGTCCACCTCAACACTAGGGGGGCCCGTCACCTCGACACTCCGCACAGCGTCTGTAAGCGGCAGGGGGAAAGAGGGTCACGACCTGCGCCGCAGCAGCCAGACAGGCCACAGGCGCCAGTCAGCAGGTGCCCCAGAAGGAAATAACCGGATGTCTCGCCCCGAAATCCACTTTATCTATGGCTCATGCACATAGATCTGTTAACACGAAAGAGGTCAGTGCTCATCACCCTGAGAATGAAGGGGGTTTCTGTATCATTTCATTCCAGCGTGCCATGATTTTTGAATGTGACATAATTGTAATAGTGCTGCATAATTTTAAATTGAcaatgttattagaaaacagtgcAGACAATGCACAATAGAGACACACTCTTGTAACCTGGCACACTTGAACTTGTCCCTTGCACCCGTATTGGAGACCCTACCCAGCACTTTCAGATCGCTGCTGTACGTCCCAGATCTTGGCGAACGGtgcctgtcctctctctcagtcCAGTACGCTTCCACCTTCAGTCTCATGGTGTAGTTCCCCGAGCAGGAGTAGGTGTGATGCACATAGGACTCTGTGCTCACTACCACATGTCTGTGGGCAGTTACAAAAATATAAGACCTATTATTAAGAACATTAAGAAAGGCGCTGAAGTTTCCGTGAATGGCACTCATCCACACCCGTTACATCAGCACTACGCAGTACCTTAATCGAGCTAAATAATGACACGCACTCACGAGTTGAGCGATTTTAACAGCACAGAGCGACCCCCCCGCTTCCGCGCATGGGTTCATGGGATATTCCACACCGCTCACGGCGCAGTTGACCTGAACTCACCCGTCCCCCAGGTCCCAGGTGTAGGAGAAGGACGCGGAGCTGAGCAGGTGTAAGGGGTCAGAGATCTCGAAGGCAGCCTCGGTGAGGGTGTCGCTGGCCAGTTCCCCGTTGCTGCGAATGTAGGTCTTATTCCCGTCTAATTGACGGAACCTCAAGGCGCCCAAGACTTTCGCTGTAAATATCCCACAGAACGCAGTTCACCGACAGAACTCCAAACTTagtccaaaaactaaaataaaattgtttcctcttattttattttacgtAGGCTTTTCCGAGACTGGTCAAACCACCGCTGTCGCGTTTCATTCTGTAGCTGAAACACAGCCGAAAAGCGATACCTGTGCATCACCTGTGTGTTAAAGTAAAACAGGATCAAAGACTGGCCAGGTTGTCCAGGCCGCTGGTGCTTTAGCAAAGCTCAGCTTTCCAGACAGCCTCGACACCACCGCACGGGCAGGTGAGGCTGTTCTACACCTGACTGCGTAAAACCCACCCTGCCGGCCTGGAGAGGCGAAACGTGAATCTCGTGGACCACGATGTTACCTGCAATCCCGTTCGGACTCGCCTCGTCTTCAGGTACGTCCGTCCTCAGGTAGACCACGGTCACAGACAGGCAAACAAACATCAGAGCGTCCTTCATCCTGTCGCATTGGCCCCTAGCAGAGCAAAGCGTTTTACATTCGAGGCAAGAAGCAAGTCTCACACCAGGTCACGTTGGCTTCGGCAATAAGCATTAACGCAAAGACATCGGCAGGAAAGACACATCAACTTGCTTTGCGCACACGAACTGTTACCAGGTGCACAGACTTTGTGCAAGAGGACACCACTCGTACCAGTCGGACAGGACTTCTCTGTTTCTGCTGGGGTGGCCGCTGTTGCAACGAGGAGCCGAGCGCGCTCTCAGCTCCACCCGCCCCGCGCGGCGCGCACTACTATCTCCTGTCCGCGAGACCCGCCCCTCCTGGCCGCAGTCCATCACGAGGAAGACGGGGGGCTTCACGCAGACCCATTGGGGAGTAAGCTGATAGCGTGTCTCTGCTGAATAGAGCAGGCGTTTCAAGGGCTGGGGGTCCCACACGCTGTGCGTGCGCCTCCCGGGCCATGTGCTTGTACACTGTGGATCAGTATTCAAGACCTGATGAAAACAACAAGCGGCAGGTACTGCGAGCTTACCTGAAGAAAGCGTGGGACACTGTCACACCACACCGCGGGACAACACATTTAAATGTACTGGTTTTCAcatgaataattaataataaatccttacacttctatcgcgcttttctggacactgtaCTGAAAGCGCTTCACGGGTAACgagaactcccctccaccaccagtgtgcagcaccagtcggtggggaggagagcagcgtgatgaagccagtccagagatcgagattattaggaggccgtgatgggtaaaggccagggggaaatttggccaggacaccggggtaacacccctacgcttttcgagaaacgccctgggatttttaccGAGAGTCTGAACtttggttttatttcccatccgaaggacggcgccctttttacagtgtagtgtccccgtcactataccggggcattaggacccacacagacctcagggtgagcgccccctactgctccactgacacctcttccagcagcagccccagctctcccaggagtctccctccaggtactggccaggctcacactgctgagctccagtgggctgccagctgggagttgcagggtgatatggctggtgGCAAGATCATTAAACGATCTAAGATTTtggttaaaatttaaaaaataggatTGAGCAGAGCTACAGTTCTCGGGACAAGGTCAAGGGCCCCTCTTACTAGCGTGCGTTTTTACAGTTTTCTGCACTGTTTTCTAAGATGTTGAGATATGTTTAAGCTCGTTTATAATAATGCTAGattgtgataataataataataataataataataataataataataatacatatacTGTTAGAATCAACTTAATAATTCGTACAAAAAGCgtcattttttaacattaaggCGTGTCAGAATGAAATGATACACAAACATCAATCATTCACAGGATTACGAATGCTGACCGGTTTCATGTTTACAGATCAATGACTAATGACCACAAAGCGCTGCGTTTTGAATACTTTAACACATTAGAAAGCCAATTGATTTCATTGGCCGGTTCTACTGTCGCTTCCATATGACATCACAAGCACGACAAGGAAGACCATCGAAATCGATGGTCTTAGAACTTAATGTATCATTCCGCCGGGTAACAAAGTAGATCCCAGACgtttaattattttcacagattatttaaaaaaaataactattaCTTTCAACTAAATGGACgcaaaattgaaatatttaaataaaaaatagtttttttccgTCTTGTTTTTAGTCTTAATTACGGAATAAGAAAATTACTGGCGATGGGATATACACATGCACCACTTCACCTACACTCGCATCGCCGGAAGTCGTAGTGGAGCGCTTTCCTGTCTGTGTTGAACGGGTGAGTTGAGGCGTGattgttacttttttttaatataaacaaaTTATATCGTTAGTTTTGACGCGGTGCTCTGcaaatatgtgtttttaaatgtttcatggATGAGTGCGCTTGGAGATAGGGGCCCCCGCTGTGTcaggaaactgaaaaaaacgtgaatgatTGGGCCGAGACAAGAGGGAGGGGGCCGCCCAGTGTTTTTGAAGTGTAGGGTATTTAATTAAAGAACTCATTTTGTATTCATGAATAGCTCGCTGCTCCGAAAGGGTAAAACCCGGGTAAATTCGGATAAGCCCCGAGCTGTCGGCTGCACTGTGGCGCGCCGGGAGCACCGGACGCAGCTGCTTCTGTGTGCGGCGGCTCGTCCCGCGCTCGGCTCGGACCCCGGACCCCGGACCCGTGCGGGGTGCCTGTTGTCGTCGTTTGTTGTTTTCGCATTCGTACTGCTGGTCGTTTCGTTGAAAACCTCTTAAACCGTATCACTGGACTCCCCCTTCGCAGGGCTATAGCATGAACCTCGCTGTCCATTTTTCGCACATGTACACCACCTGAGTTGCACCTTAGCATTATCACTCGTGTCAGAAGTGAAGAGATTCCTGTTGCTGCTGAGCCGGCGCTTCTGTTTCGCTTTGTAACGTTTGACAGTTTCAACTACgaaacatttcagtgtctcTGACCTCTTCGGTGGGGGGGTTATTTTTTCTCATGCTGAAGAAATATTCGAGCACGGATAAAACCTTTGTATGAAGCTGTAGAGTGAAATTCGGACAACGGTTGTAGTTTCCAGTTTTCAAGCCTTTACGCCAAACCCCTCTTCCGAATTAGTGTATGTaccaattattattttcatggaGATGTCATTTGAAGAAGTGGAAGCAAACGACAAAAATTGGCAGACTTCACTTAAGTAAACTTTAATATTGGGGAAAAATTAGTCGAATTATAGTTCAGAGGGGCAATTTCATTTTACTGAGTGGAGAAGCGCGGTTTCTGTTTTTATCACACCCCGGGGATGGGCAGATGAAATCGCAGTCGCTGCCTCACGGTGGAGGACTCTGCCCGTCAGCGGGCGGCTCGTGGGCGTCTCCTGACCGGTGCGCTGCCCCCCAGGTGTGCAGACGGCGGTGCTGCTGCCCCACACCGCCCCCTGTGAGTGCTCGGTCCTGTCGGAGCCATGGCCTTCGTCGCCACCCCCAGCCCCACCGTGGTGGACCAGACCACGCTGATGAAGAAGTACCTGCAGTTCGTGGCGGCCCTGACAGACAGCAACACGCGTGAGTGTGTCCCTCGCGGCCCAGCTGTGCTGCTGCCCCTCCAGACAGTGCCCGAGGCGTCCTGCCCGACACCCACAGCTCCTGTTTGTGTGCACTTGTCAATCCTGCCCTGTGGCATCAGGGCACTCGAATATTGCTTACGAcagtggttcccagtcctggtgctGGAGACCCACACGCCTGCTGGTGTATGTTCCGGCCGAGCCCTCCGTTACACCATCCAACC
This sequence is a window from Lepisosteus oculatus isolate fLepOcu1 chromosome 19, fLepOcu1.hap2, whole genome shotgun sequence. Protein-coding genes within it:
- the tmem130 gene encoding transmembrane protein 130; translation: MDCGQEGRVSRTGDSSARRAGRVELRARSAPRCNSGHPSRNREVLSDWGQCDRMKDALMFVCLSVTVVYLRTDVPEDEASPNGIAAKVLGALRFRQLDGNKTYIRSNGELASDTLTEAAFEISDPLHLLSSASFSYTWDLGDGHVVVSTESYVHHTYSCSGNYTMRLKVEAYWTEREDRHRSPRSGTYSSDLKVLDAVRSVEVTGPPSVEVDQSTLLSLAVNGSPPLTLCWAMVPDCGPAPPVRCHLVRLQGTTLSLRYTFGSAGRYCLRLTARNHVSLLQTFHAFTVGSDATQHVLFILPCATLILITLGFIVFTACRPRRFTHKHRVEEANFDFTARLNKVSPSSAELEISQELAGSTCSASVPLAGKAGRDEEATPLLGNPGGPVVTYLI